Proteins encoded by one window of Candidatus Sumerlaea chitinivorans:
- a CDS encoding Lipid-A-disaccharide synthase: MFVAGENSGDQHAARLIGELRQRDPSLHCFGFGGEAMAHAGLELVENLAQRVPIIGLSQAIRHYPTLRRLFSRAVDLLASRRPNALVLVDYPGFNLRLAQEAKKLGIPVIYYISPQVWAWNKHRLRIIADTVSLMLVILPFEAELYRREGVPVAYVGHPLLDHEGPMHSRAEVLARLGLPSDAYVVGLIPGSRIPEVRRHLPVLLEAAVAIRRKLPNAAFVIPQATTVSRELIENHVRGYPHLRVAIADGQLASIRSALDFALCKSGTSTLELALADVPMVIFYKVSLPTMLFAKAVLRIPWVGLVNIIANEMIVPELLQHDATPERLARAALEIICSPEQLTRMREGLARVRRAMGRSGASARAAEEILHYLQQSESAERLERPS; this comes from the coding sequence ATGTTTGTCGCCGGCGAGAACTCTGGGGATCAGCATGCAGCCCGCCTAATCGGCGAGCTTCGTCAGCGCGACCCCAGCCTGCACTGCTTTGGATTCGGGGGCGAAGCCATGGCTCACGCTGGTTTAGAGCTCGTGGAGAATCTTGCACAGCGGGTGCCAATCATCGGGTTGTCGCAAGCGATTCGTCACTATCCCACACTTCGGCGCCTCTTCAGCCGCGCGGTGGATTTGCTTGCCAGTCGCCGCCCGAACGCATTGGTCCTTGTGGACTACCCGGGCTTCAACCTGCGTCTTGCACAAGAGGCAAAAAAGCTTGGAATTCCAGTTATCTACTATATTTCGCCGCAGGTGTGGGCTTGGAATAAGCACAGGCTGCGCATTATTGCCGACACTGTTTCGCTGATGTTGGTGATCCTACCCTTCGAGGCTGAGCTTTACCGACGCGAAGGGGTTCCAGTGGCCTACGTGGGCCACCCGCTTCTTGACCACGAAGGCCCCATGCACTCGCGCGCCGAGGTTCTTGCACGGCTCGGTTTACCATCCGATGCATACGTGGTGGGACTCATTCCCGGCAGTCGGATTCCCGAAGTGCGCCGACACCTCCCCGTACTCCTTGAAGCAGCAGTCGCGATCAGACGCAAATTACCTAATGCTGCATTTGTGATACCTCAAGCCACGACAGTCTCGCGGGAACTTATCGAAAATCATGTGCGCGGATATCCCCACCTGCGGGTGGCGATTGCCGACGGGCAGTTAGCCTCTATTCGCTCTGCTTTGGATTTTGCCCTGTGCAAGAGCGGTACCTCCACCCTCGAGCTTGCTCTGGCGGATGTTCCGATGGTGATTTTTTATAAAGTTTCACTGCCGACGATGCTATTTGCGAAGGCGGTTTTGCGCATTCCTTGGGTGGGGCTTGTGAACATTATCGCCAACGAAATGATTGTCCCCGAGCTGTTACAACACGACGCGACTCCTGAGCGATTAGCTCGGGCGGCCTTGGAAATCATTTGCTCACCCGAGCAGCTCACGCGGATGCGCGAGGGGTTGGCGCGTGTCCGCCGTGCGATGGGAAGAAGTGGTGCGAGCGCTCGTGCCGCGGAAGAAATACTGCATTACCTTCAGCAAAGCGAGTCCGCTGAGCGCCTTGAAAGACCGTCGTAA
- a CDS encoding Oxidoreductase, Gfo/Idh/MocA family, with translation MRKIRVGVVGVGNLGQHHARVYAELPECELVGVADVDPKALQRITRQFKVSGYTDYRELFGKVDACSIVVPTVLHHALARDFLEHGVHVLVEKPITTTEEEARDLIEVARRTGRILQVGHIERFNPAIMRLRQIVRDPAFIEGHRLGPYDPRVKDIGVVLDLMIHDLDIILQLVNSKVVHVEAAGVGVYGTHEDIANARIHFENGCIANLTASRVTPERKRKIRVFQRNAYISIDYINQEVEIYRRIKNPNAPPGTPNVTIVRTKEAMKKQEPLKVELKHFLECVAQGSEPMVRGEEARDALSLAVQISRLVKERWEKYFKDF, from the coding sequence GTGAATTGGTTGGCGTCGCCGACGTCGACCCGAAAGCACTGCAACGCATCACCCGGCAGTTCAAGGTGAGCGGTTACACCGATTACCGGGAACTGTTTGGCAAGGTAGATGCGTGCAGCATTGTTGTTCCTACGGTCTTGCATCATGCGCTTGCGCGCGATTTCCTCGAGCATGGTGTCCATGTGCTTGTGGAAAAGCCCATTACCACCACCGAGGAAGAGGCGCGGGACCTAATCGAGGTTGCTCGCCGGACAGGCCGCATTCTCCAAGTTGGGCACATCGAGCGGTTCAACCCTGCCATCATGCGCCTACGCCAGATTGTGCGGGACCCAGCTTTCATCGAGGGGCACCGCCTCGGCCCCTATGACCCGCGGGTCAAAGATATCGGGGTCGTATTGGACCTCATGATCCACGACCTTGACATCATTCTACAACTCGTAAACTCCAAAGTGGTCCACGTAGAAGCTGCTGGCGTGGGTGTGTACGGTACCCACGAAGACATTGCAAACGCACGAATCCACTTTGAAAATGGCTGCATCGCGAATCTTACAGCCAGTCGTGTTACGCCGGAACGGAAACGCAAAATTCGGGTTTTCCAGAGAAACGCCTATATCTCCATTGACTACATTAACCAAGAGGTCGAAATCTATCGGAGGATCAAGAACCCCAACGCACCTCCCGGGACTCCAAATGTCACCATCGTTCGAACAAAAGAAGCCATGAAGAAACAAGAGCCGTTGAAGGTGGAATTGAAGCATTTCCTCGAGTGCGTAGCGCAGGGAAGCGAGCCAATGGTGCGTGGGGAAGAGGCTCGAGATGCTCTAAGCTTGGCCGTTCAAATATCAAGACTTGTAAAGGAACGGTGGGAGAAATACTTTAAGGATTTCTAA